In Carya illinoinensis cultivar Pawnee chromosome 16, C.illinoinensisPawnee_v1, whole genome shotgun sequence, a single window of DNA contains:
- the LOC122299016 gene encoding probable 6-phosphogluconolactonase 4, chloroplastic, translated as MDTKIIAGHISLQQIGFCRKLLEPPYIDSIEWSKWHVFWLDERVVPKDHEDSNYKLANDGFLSKVPILPGNVYAINDKLSAEGAADDYEACLKNLVNRNVIALSEASGFPKFDLMLLGMGPDGHVASLFPGHPLLKENEKWVSFIKDSPKPPPERITFTFPVINSSTYIALVITGAGEAGAVQTALGKSQNSVKLPVQMVSPEGKLT; from the exons ATGGATACAAAGATCATTGCTGGTCACATTTCGCTTCAGCAAATTGGATTTTGTAG AAAGCTACTGGAACCCCCATATATTGATTCAATCGAATGGTCGAAATGGCATGTCTTTTGGCTAGATGAAAGAGTAGTACCAAAGGATCATGAAGACAGTAATTATAAGCTTGCTAATGATGGGTTTCTTTCTAAG GTACCAATTCTCCCTGGTAATGTCTATGCAATCAATGATAAGCTGTCAGCTGAGGGTGCAGCAGATGATTATGAGGCTTGTCTAAAAAACTTGGTCAATAGAAATGTGATAGCTTTATCTGAAGCTAGTGGATTCCCAAAGTTCGATCTCATGCTGCTGGGTATGGGTCCAGATGGACATGTGGCTTCTTTATTCCCAGGCCATCCTCTGctcaaagaaaatgagaaatggGTCAGCTTCATTAAGGACTCTCCAAAACCGCCCCCAGAGAGAATTACTTTTACGTTTCCAGTGATCAACTCTTCTACATACATTGCCCTTGTGATAACTGGTGCCGGTGAAGCTGGAGCAGTGCAAACAGCTTTAGGAAAGAGTCAAAATTCAGTTAAGCTTCCTGTTCAAATGGTTTCACCTGAAGGGAAGTTGACTTAG